The following are encoded together in the Planctomycetia bacterium genome:
- a CDS encoding cytochrome c, which translates to MPYIMVGIWTIGITCSYVPDDQAFITNTPGLHNVIRVTEKLLSGSVPEGDAGFQSLQKLGVKTIISVDGARPDVERARKFGMRYVHLPIGYDGVPAAQGLKLAKAVRDLPGVIYIHCHHGKHRSPAASAYIKLCLDEKCTVQSAIEIMKQAGTDPKYLGLYASAKEIQRPSRVELNQADANFPEIANTGNLVQRMVEIDERWEHLKLIQKAGWVTPKNHPDLDPPHEAMLLWEHYVEMGRLPETQKKPHAFQTMLKQAMREAKELETALRQPPSAERSLSINKAFSASAVSCNKCHAQYRDIPQK; encoded by the coding sequence TTGCCGTATATCATGGTGGGAATATGGACTATTGGCATTACCTGCAGTTATGTTCCTGACGATCAAGCTTTCATTACCAACACCCCCGGCTTGCACAATGTCATTCGCGTTACCGAAAAACTCCTCTCCGGCAGTGTGCCCGAAGGGGATGCTGGCTTTCAGTCGCTGCAAAAGCTGGGCGTAAAGACGATCATATCGGTCGATGGTGCCAGGCCCGACGTAGAGCGAGCCAGGAAGTTCGGCATGCGCTACGTCCATTTACCCATTGGCTACGATGGTGTGCCTGCAGCGCAAGGGCTCAAACTGGCCAAAGCTGTTCGCGATCTACCTGGTGTTATTTACATCCATTGTCATCATGGCAAACATCGCAGCCCTGCTGCATCTGCTTATATCAAGCTCTGCCTGGACGAAAAATGCACCGTGCAGTCAGCCATCGAAATAATGAAGCAGGCAGGAACCGACCCAAAATACCTTGGCCTCTACGCCTCAGCCAAAGAGATTCAAAGGCCTTCAAGGGTAGAACTGAATCAGGCTGATGCCAACTTTCCTGAGATTGCCAACACAGGCAATCTAGTGCAGCGCATGGTGGAGATTGATGAACGCTGGGAACATTTGAAGCTCATTCAGAAAGCGGGATGGGTAACACCCAAAAATCATCCCGATCTTGATCCGCCACATGAAGCGATGCTCTTGTGGGAACACTACGTGGAAATGGGCCGCTTGCCTGAGACGCAAAAGAAACCGCACGCCTTCCAGACCATGCTCAAGCAGGCAATGCGCGAGGCAAAAGAACTCGAGACTGCCCTTCGACAACCACCTTCTGCAGAACGATCACTGTCCATCAATAAAGCATTTTCAGCCAGTGCCGTATCATGCAACAAGTGCCATGCACAGTATCGCGATATTCCGCAGAAATAA
- a CDS encoding redoxin domain-containing protein, protein MTHRLNSLSLRIVALVTITVLVITSLAGNVSITQAASPEPQDKAVRKAPELEGGTAWLNTAGPLKLADLRGKVVLLDFWTYCCINCIHILPDLERLEKKYPNELVVIGVHSAKFNTEKDTNNIREAILRYHIEHPVVNDANHKIWNAYGVNSWPTFWLIDPEGNAVGWVAGEGNLEKLDSVIAKQIDKHKQKKTLNTKPIRIALEKDKELAKSPVSPLLYPGKIHADVAGKRLFIADSSNHRIVITDLEGAKLDIAGTGVSGNKEGSFDQAQFNDPQGMALQGEILYVADRKNHQIKALDLKQRIVRNVAGVGIQGRSMGGPGKTTPMNSPWDLLLIRNQLFIAMAGHHQIWKLEVSSNQLTPYAGNGREDIIDGSLSQSSFAQPSGLASDGNWLFVADSEVSAIRAVPLLTGNEVKSLVGSGLFNFGDKDGAGASALLQHCLGVSMWNSNVVIADTYNNKLKVLEPKNRQVMTLVGDGKPGNTDSPPRFNEPAGLHVVGDTAYVADTNNHLIRVVDLKKRSVKTLKLTGLNSPSTSMASKPALRNVVNVALDNVALPVNGNIDFEFKIKLTKGMKIEPTSPIVYVVEGYDGGKQRVFDQFGEVFITKISVPAQKLRNVKKLKVGIEYYPCTEGQGICQVKSQVWEIPVTFTAQGKSPVTLETRE, encoded by the coding sequence ATGACTCATCGACTGAATTCACTTTCCCTCAGAATCGTTGCACTGGTTACCATAACTGTTTTGGTCATCACCAGTCTGGCAGGCAACGTTTCGATAACACAAGCAGCATCGCCAGAACCACAAGATAAGGCTGTCCGAAAAGCACCCGAACTGGAGGGTGGCACTGCCTGGCTGAACACTGCCGGACCACTCAAGTTGGCTGACCTGCGTGGCAAAGTCGTACTGCTCGATTTCTGGACTTATTGCTGCATCAACTGCATTCACATCCTGCCCGACCTCGAAAGGCTCGAAAAAAAATATCCCAATGAGCTTGTGGTCATTGGTGTGCATTCAGCCAAGTTCAACACTGAGAAAGATACCAATAACATCCGCGAAGCAATCCTGCGGTATCACATCGAACACCCCGTGGTCAATGATGCCAACCACAAAATCTGGAATGCCTATGGAGTGAATTCCTGGCCCACGTTCTGGCTGATTGATCCCGAAGGCAACGCAGTTGGCTGGGTAGCTGGCGAAGGTAACCTGGAGAAACTCGATTCAGTTATTGCCAAGCAGATTGACAAACACAAACAAAAGAAAACGCTGAACACCAAACCGATTCGCATCGCGCTGGAAAAAGACAAGGAACTAGCCAAGTCACCTGTTTCACCTTTACTCTATCCTGGAAAAATCCATGCCGACGTGGCTGGCAAACGCCTCTTCATCGCTGACAGTTCCAATCATCGCATTGTCATCACTGATCTCGAGGGAGCGAAACTCGACATCGCCGGCACGGGTGTCAGTGGCAATAAGGAAGGTTCTTTCGACCAGGCTCAGTTCAATGATCCGCAAGGCATGGCACTGCAAGGCGAAATTCTTTATGTTGCTGATCGCAAGAACCATCAGATCAAAGCACTTGATTTGAAACAACGAATCGTTCGCAATGTTGCAGGCGTGGGTATACAGGGCAGAAGCATGGGCGGGCCTGGGAAAACCACTCCCATGAACAGCCCATGGGACTTGTTGCTCATACGCAATCAACTGTTCATTGCCATGGCCGGGCATCATCAAATCTGGAAGCTGGAAGTCTCTTCCAATCAATTAACGCCCTATGCCGGCAATGGCCGTGAAGACATTATTGATGGCAGTCTGTCTCAAAGTTCCTTTGCTCAGCCCAGCGGACTGGCGAGCGATGGCAACTGGCTTTTCGTGGCTGATTCTGAAGTAAGTGCCATCCGTGCCGTGCCCCTGCTCACCGGTAACGAAGTGAAAAGCCTGGTAGGCAGCGGTTTGTTCAATTTTGGTGATAAGGATGGCGCTGGTGCGAGTGCCCTGTTACAGCATTGCCTGGGTGTTTCCATGTGGAACAGCAATGTGGTGATTGCAGATACCTACAATAACAAATTAAAGGTACTGGAACCCAAAAACAGACAGGTCATGACGCTCGTTGGCGATGGCAAGCCGGGCAATACCGACAGCCCGCCCCGTTTCAATGAACCAGCCGGACTGCATGTGGTGGGTGATACCGCCTATGTTGCAGACACCAACAATCACCTCATTCGCGTGGTTGATCTGAAGAAGCGTTCGGTCAAAACGCTCAAACTTACTGGATTGAACAGCCCAAGTACCTCTATGGCTAGCAAGCCTGCACTCCGCAATGTGGTCAATGTAGCATTGGACAACGTAGCATTACCTGTTAACGGCAACATCGATTTTGAATTCAAAATCAAGCTGACTAAAGGTATGAAGATCGAGCCAACTTCACCCATCGTCTATGTGGTGGAAGGTTACGATGGCGGCAAACAGCGAGTATTTGACCAGTTTGGCGAAGTGTTCATTACGAAAATCAGCGTACCTGCGCAGAAACTGCGAAACGTTAAGAAGCTCAAGGTAGGCATTGAGTATTATCCCTGCACCGAAGGCCAGGGTATCTGCCAGGTGAAAAGCCAGGTCTGGGAAATACCGGTTACGTTTACGGCACAGGGCAAGTCACCAGTGACATTGGAAACGCGTGAATAA
- a CDS encoding NADH-quinone oxidoreductase subunit B, with translation MGLLEGALSEGVVTTTLEFAVNWARKNSLWPMTFGLACCAIEMMATGASKYDIDRFGSGAFRATPRQSDLMIVAGTVNMKMASRVRRLYEQMPDPKYVIAMGACTCSGGPYFKYAYNVVKGVDLVVPVDVYVPGCPPRPEALLEGLMRVQDKIAAEKGFTRGERQIVVEPRHLGKVRVPLEMATIELANEFALKTKQAAVPVKGK, from the coding sequence ATGGGTTTGCTGGAAGGTGCATTATCGGAAGGGGTTGTCACCACAACGCTCGAATTTGCTGTCAACTGGGCACGCAAGAACAGCCTCTGGCCCATGACATTTGGCCTGGCCTGCTGTGCCATCGAGATGATGGCTACTGGTGCATCGAAGTACGACATCGATCGCTTTGGTTCCGGCGCTTTCCGGGCTACGCCTCGTCAGTCTGACTTGATGATTGTGGCAGGCACAGTGAACATGAAGATGGCCAGCCGGGTTCGCCGCTTGTACGAGCAGATGCCTGATCCTAAGTATGTCATTGCTATGGGAGCCTGCACCTGTTCAGGCGGACCATATTTCAAATATGCCTACAACGTGGTGAAAGGTGTTGACCTGGTGGTGCCGGTGGATGTCTATGTACCAGGCTGCCCGCCCCGGCCTGAAGCACTCTTGGAAGGCCTGATGCGGGTGCAGGACAAGATTGCTGCGGAAAAGGGTTTCACCAGAGGCGAACGACAGATTGTTGTGGAACCTCGTCATCTGGGCAAGGTTCGCGTGCCACTGGAAATGGCCACGATTGAACTGGCGAATGAGTTTGCCCTCAAGACTAAGCAGGCTGCAGTGCCGGTGAAGGGGAAGTGA
- a CDS encoding GNAT family N-acetyltransferase produces the protein MSAEAELYYICQPTSERPVSHPVTFLSVQAFLTDEPACRALWDFIASQFRTRQKFLTIWQAVRHVAMIQDPANAMIKGMLLVSAPVNWQIDYVVVHPEARRQGIAAALVKRTLNEAYRRGVPYVMLTSRESLRPLYEGECGFTVVGKKDIVKVTTQTTTTGLLRQATGELHPGGVPLQPR, from the coding sequence ATGTCCGCAGAAGCGGAATTGTACTACATCTGTCAGCCTACTTCGGAACGGCCGGTATCACATCCGGTAACCTTCTTGAGCGTGCAGGCTTTCCTGACAGATGAACCCGCTTGCCGGGCTTTGTGGGATTTCATCGCATCGCAATTCCGCACCAGGCAGAAATTCCTGACCATCTGGCAGGCAGTTCGCCATGTCGCCATGATCCAGGACCCAGCCAATGCGATGATCAAAGGCATGCTACTGGTCTCGGCTCCGGTGAACTGGCAGATCGATTATGTAGTGGTACATCCCGAAGCCCGCAGGCAGGGCATTGCAGCGGCACTCGTGAAGCGCACTTTAAACGAAGCCTATCGAAGAGGTGTGCCATATGTGATGCTCACCAGTCGCGAAAGTTTGCGACCTCTTTACGAAGGGGAATGTGGCTTCACGGTGGTTGGCAAAAAGGACATCGTCAAAGTCACAACGCAAACAACAACAACTGGCCTTCTGAGGCAGGCTACCGGCGAACTGCATCCAGGTGGGGTTCCCCTGCAGCCCCGTTAA
- a CDS encoding AAA family ATPase → MENLDFSKIMAGGAIGGIVIGLIAGFWSKIKAVLWRAVSVLVQQIEIPSESAHNAVIAYLIKNVKRSRFYDRMYGAMYEHTRDGNFGLVPYEYFGARSVVFWNGWVPFLFNNEIERKSRQSKGESGSSSSSDATKVHSTITFIRGTVDVESIIRNACADMNKLTWHATTEQEKAKNRFVIHFVPKRGSDDDDYGSDSNGLPWYQTNNYRLLSHGQEQLGKAGLHNGRALENLIFPSRVKDLMREIEMWRNSKEWYRHRSIPWKRGWLLYGPPGTGKTALARAFAEDLNMPIYVFNLAEMSNYDLIKSWNDMLVNVPCIALIEDIDNVFHGRENVSRKNQGMQIMVPNQNKHDHESGDRQRPMTPLTFDCLLNCIDGVERSDGIFTIVTTNDIAKVDPAMGQPRQLPDGTTEFISTRPGRIDKAIELTYMEPANKKAMARRILGEYPEKLSEMLAFVDKFSELQETPAQFQERCAQIALTCFWQEKEAMARQSKLEDDSTTDTVMERPSVTIKPRMNPKILEWVKF, encoded by the coding sequence ATGGAAAATCTCGATTTCAGCAAAATCATGGCAGGCGGAGCTATTGGCGGTATCGTCATCGGTCTCATTGCCGGATTCTGGAGCAAGATCAAGGCTGTGCTCTGGCGCGCGGTCAGCGTGCTGGTGCAGCAGATCGAAATCCCCAGTGAATCGGCACACAATGCTGTCATTGCCTATCTCATCAAGAACGTCAAACGCTCACGGTTCTACGACCGTATGTACGGCGCCATGTACGAACATACCCGCGATGGCAACTTTGGCCTGGTGCCATACGAATACTTTGGCGCGCGCTCCGTCGTTTTCTGGAATGGCTGGGTTCCTTTTCTGTTCAACAATGAAATTGAACGGAAAAGTCGACAAAGCAAAGGAGAGAGTGGCAGTTCTTCCAGCAGCGATGCAACCAAAGTGCATTCCACCATTACCTTCATCCGTGGAACGGTGGATGTGGAATCTATCATCCGCAATGCCTGTGCTGATATGAACAAGCTCACCTGGCATGCTACCACCGAGCAGGAGAAAGCCAAGAATCGTTTCGTCATCCACTTTGTTCCCAAGCGGGGCAGCGATGATGATGACTACGGTTCCGACAGCAATGGCTTGCCCTGGTATCAGACCAATAATTACCGATTGCTTTCGCATGGCCAGGAACAATTGGGCAAGGCCGGTCTGCACAATGGCCGGGCATTGGAAAATCTCATTTTCCCCAGTCGAGTCAAAGACCTGATGCGGGAAATCGAGATGTGGCGGAACAGCAAGGAGTGGTACCGTCATCGCAGTATTCCCTGGAAACGGGGCTGGCTGCTCTACGGCCCGCCTGGCACCGGCAAAACGGCTCTGGCTCGCGCCTTCGCTGAAGACCTGAACATGCCCATCTACGTCTTCAACCTGGCAGAGATGAGCAATTATGATCTGATCAAATCGTGGAACGACATGCTGGTCAACGTGCCTTGCATCGCCCTGATTGAAGACATCGACAATGTCTTCCATGGCCGGGAGAACGTATCCCGTAAGAACCAGGGTATGCAGATCATGGTTCCTAACCAGAACAAGCATGATCATGAAAGTGGAGATCGTCAGCGACCCATGACGCCATTGACGTTCGACTGTCTGCTCAACTGCATCGATGGTGTGGAGCGTTCCGATGGTATTTTCACCATTGTAACGACGAACGACATTGCCAAGGTTGATCCAGCTATGGGGCAGCCTCGCCAGTTGCCTGATGGTACCACGGAGTTCATTTCGACTCGCCCAGGCCGTATTGATAAGGCTATCGAACTGACCTATATGGAACCTGCCAACAAGAAGGCAATGGCTCGCCGGATTCTGGGTGAGTATCCGGAGAAGCTGTCCGAGATGCTTGCCTTTGTGGACAAGTTCTCCGAATTGCAGGAGACTCCTGCCCAGTTCCAGGAACGTTGTGCCCAGATCGCCCTGACCTGTTTCTGGCAAGAGAAGGAAGCGATGGCCAGACAATCGAAGCTGGAAGATGATTCGACCACTGATACGGTAATGGAACGTCCTTCAGTAACAATCAAGCCACGGATGAACCCGAAAATTCTGGAATGGGTGAAGTTCTAA
- a CDS encoding DUF5615 family PIN-like protein has product MARNLKFHLDENMGHVIAQSLLRRGIDTTSSKSVDLLQADDHSQIQYCLEQNRVLVTCDHDFVFLHQQGTQHQGIVIFKDEDRQKIGPVVRFIELMWEVMDPDEVFQQLIYA; this is encoded by the coding sequence ATGGCTCGTAATCTGAAGTTTCACCTTGATGAAAATATGGGACATGTCATTGCCCAATCTCTTCTTCGGCGAGGCATCGATACCACAAGCAGTAAATCAGTAGACTTGCTGCAGGCTGACGATCACAGTCAGATTCAATATTGCCTGGAGCAAAATCGAGTACTGGTAACCTGTGATCACGATTTTGTATTTCTGCATCAGCAGGGAACTCAGCATCAGGGTATTGTGATCTTCAAAGACGAAGATCGACAGAAGATTGGGCCAGTGGTTCGGTTTATCGAATTGATGTGGGAAGTCATGGATCCCGATGAAGTCTTTCAGCAACTCATATACGCCTAA
- a CDS encoding DUF1501 domain-containing protein — protein MPLFTRRDWLMRTANGMGALALADLLHQQAHGDKPVLHHPAQADHVIFLYMDGGPSQMDTFDPKPRLAKEHGQPIKTKVAPTQFNDIGKVLQSPWKFQQHGQSGIPVSELFPHVAKHVDDLCIVRSMTSNFSEHTNANYFFHTGHGQQGRPSMGAWFSYGLGNLSKNLPSFVVLNSGLIPPGGIDCFGNGFLSATHQGSIFFPGPVPLANLQRNEPTLAQQKAKLDLVTKLDRGVLGRLGPNDAFEAAIANHELAFRMQTAVPDALDLKGETEATKKLYGLDAAYPQTQAFARSCILARRLVERGVRFIEVTCPGNKHDRWDQHANLKDGHEDNARAVDQPIAGLLADLKARGLLKRTLVLWAGEFGRTPMAQGTNGRDHNPFGYTIWLAGGGIKPGTIYGQTDEYGYHAIENKVEIYDLHATMLHLMGIDHKKLTYRFGGRDMRLTDVHGELLKGIIA, from the coding sequence ATGCCTCTATTTACCCGTCGCGACTGGTTGATGCGTACCGCCAACGGCATGGGTGCCTTGGCCCTGGCTGATCTTTTGCACCAGCAGGCACATGGCGACAAACCGGTGCTGCATCACCCTGCCCAGGCTGACCATGTCATCTTTCTCTACATGGATGGCGGGCCTTCGCAGATGGATACGTTTGACCCTAAGCCCCGCCTGGCAAAGGAACATGGCCAGCCTATCAAGACCAAGGTAGCCCCCACGCAGTTTAACGACATTGGCAAAGTGCTGCAGTCGCCTTGGAAATTTCAGCAGCATGGGCAGTCGGGCATTCCCGTCAGTGAACTGTTCCCGCATGTAGCAAAGCATGTGGACGATCTGTGCATAGTCCGCTCGATGACTTCGAACTTTTCCGAACATACCAACGCCAACTATTTCTTTCACACAGGTCATGGTCAGCAAGGCCGACCCAGCATGGGCGCCTGGTTCAGTTATGGGCTGGGGAATCTCAGCAAGAACCTACCCAGTTTCGTGGTGCTCAACAGCGGGTTGATTCCACCGGGTGGAATTGATTGCTTTGGCAACGGGTTTCTTTCCGCAACGCATCAGGGTTCGATTTTCTTCCCCGGCCCGGTGCCACTGGCCAACTTGCAGCGTAACGAGCCGACATTGGCTCAGCAGAAAGCCAAGCTCGATCTGGTGACCAAGTTGGATCGTGGCGTGCTGGGCAGGCTTGGTCCGAACGATGCGTTTGAAGCAGCCATCGCCAACCATGAACTGGCATTCCGCATGCAGACTGCGGTGCCTGATGCGCTCGATTTGAAAGGGGAAACGGAAGCAACGAAAAAACTCTACGGTCTGGATGCAGCCTACCCGCAGACCCAGGCGTTTGCCCGATCGTGCATTCTGGCTCGCAGGCTGGTGGAGCGAGGCGTGCGGTTTATTGAAGTGACTTGCCCAGGCAACAAGCACGACCGCTGGGATCAGCACGCCAATCTGAAAGATGGGCATGAAGACAATGCCCGCGCGGTTGATCAACCCATTGCGGGACTGCTGGCTGATTTGAAAGCGCGAGGATTACTCAAGCGAACGCTGGTGCTGTGGGCTGGTGAGTTTGGCCGCACGCCCATGGCTCAGGGTACCAACGGCAGAGACCATAACCCGTTTGGCTACACCATCTGGCTCGCAGGTGGCGGCATCAAGCCAGGCACCATTTACGGACAGACCGATGAGTATGGCTACCACGCCATCGAGAACAAAGTCGAGATTTACGACCTGCATGCCACCATGCTGCACCTGATGGGAATCGATCACAAGAAACTCACCTACCGTTTCGGCGGCAGAGACATGCGACTGACCGATGTGCATGGCGAATTACTGAAGGGTATAATTGCCTAG
- a CDS encoding 4-hydroxy-tetrahydrodipicolinate reductase — protein MANEISLLVNGVCGRMGLRIIHLASADKRFQVAAGLEHADHPKGGMDLGLVAALPELEGIAITHAWPKDRVIDLVIDVSSPEGTASLLPLCKVDRIPMVVATTGHSVQQMNALKEAAHDMPLLVAANLSLGMNLMMKLVGQAAAALKTQDFDIEIIERHHRFKKDSPSGTALRLSQIIQEQVGEVPVKHGREGIVGERSKQEIGIHAVRAGDNVGDHTVLFSTLGETLELQHKASSRDAFAKGALEAAAFLISKGPGWYTMADVLGL, from the coding sequence ATGGCCAATGAGATATCGTTGCTGGTTAATGGCGTCTGTGGACGCATGGGGTTGCGGATCATTCACCTGGCTTCAGCAGATAAACGTTTTCAGGTTGCTGCAGGACTGGAACATGCGGATCATCCCAAAGGGGGCATGGATTTAGGCCTGGTGGCAGCATTGCCTGAGTTGGAAGGTATTGCCATCACTCATGCCTGGCCCAAGGATCGAGTGATTGATCTGGTGATCGATGTTTCATCACCTGAAGGCACTGCCTCCCTGCTTCCGCTCTGCAAGGTAGATCGTATTCCCATGGTGGTTGCCACCACCGGGCATAGCGTACAGCAAATGAATGCTTTGAAGGAAGCTGCGCACGATATGCCACTACTGGTTGCTGCCAACCTTAGCCTGGGCATGAACCTGATGATGAAACTGGTAGGCCAGGCTGCGGCCGCCCTCAAAACCCAGGATTTCGATATCGAGATCATCGAGCGCCATCACCGGTTCAAGAAAGATTCACCCAGTGGGACGGCTTTGCGTCTGTCGCAGATCATTCAGGAACAGGTAGGGGAAGTGCCCGTCAAACATGGACGCGAGGGCATCGTTGGCGAACGCTCCAAACAGGAAATCGGTATTCATGCTGTGCGTGCCGGTGATAACGTTGGAGACCATACCGTTCTTTTCAGCACACTGGGGGAAACGCTGGAACTGCAACACAAGGCCAGCAGCCGAGATGCCTTTGCCAAGGGAGCTCTGGAAGCAGCAGCGTTCCTGATCAGCAAAGGCCCAGGCTGGTACACGATGGCAGATGTACTGGGACTGTAA
- a CDS encoding DUF433 domain-containing protein, protein MSTSVLSSSSSGPSVQHPHIVATADTCHGQPRVDGTRIRVWDIYWCYEREGMQVDQIIALYPQLTPSNIHAALSYYWDHREQLHQHHQNAVQQLEQYRGQHESMLKTRLKQKNGS, encoded by the coding sequence ATGTCCACAAGTGTACTGTCCTCCTCATCATCTGGCCCCTCAGTTCAACATCCGCACATCGTTGCCACTGCAGATACCTGTCATGGCCAACCTCGCGTAGATGGTACACGTATCCGTGTCTGGGACATCTATTGGTGTTATGAACGGGAAGGCATGCAGGTAGATCAGATCATTGCTCTTTATCCACAGCTCACTCCATCCAACATTCACGCTGCACTGTCCTATTACTGGGATCATCGTGAACAACTCCATCAGCATCACCAGAATGCTGTGCAACAGTTGGAGCAATATCGCGGGCAGCACGAATCGATGTTGAAAACCCGACTCAAACAGAAAAATGGCTCGTAA
- the glmS gene encoding glutamine--fructose-6-phosphate transaminase (isomerizing), protein MCGIVGYTGFREAETILIEGLRRLEYRGYDSAGIVTQTGPTLHIRKKAGRIANLANILGDSPAPGTIGLSHTRWATHGGVTDANAHPHLGGHDGMLAVIHNGVIDNYMSLKAHLKELGYSFKSETDTEVIAHLIAHHYEGDLVAAIRKVLPLLKGTYGLAVLSKRDPGLIVGARLGSPMVLGIGEGEVFLASDPSALLGYTSRVVYLTDGQMCVLTPESYRIFDRDETPVEATVEEIDWKPEDADKGSFPHYMLKEIYEQPETLQAAMRGRLDTEAMTAHFGGLNLEPQKLRQVERVILTACGTSYHAGLVGEYLFEEFARLPVEVEYASEFRYRNPPIDRNTIMLTITQSGETADTLAALRESKRMGHPTLSICNVVGSTIAREADGGVYLHAGPEIGVASTKAFTSQVAVLTMLAILFGRMRHMSYTAGERIIQELRQIPDQVRRTLQCHDHVKKVAAKYAHVRNVLYLGRQYLYPVALEGALKLKEISYIHAEGYPAAEMKHGPIALVDKETPSVFLMPRGSVFDKVMSNLEEIKARGGPIIAIASENDDDVAHRADDVIYVPDVAECLQPLVVAIPLQLLAYEIALLRGCDVDKPRNLAKSVTVE, encoded by the coding sequence ATGTGTGGCATTGTAGGATACACCGGTTTTCGCGAAGCTGAAACCATTCTGATTGAAGGCCTGCGCCGGCTGGAATATCGTGGGTACGATTCCGCCGGTATTGTTACCCAGACTGGCCCTACCCTGCACATTCGCAAGAAGGCGGGGCGCATTGCCAACCTCGCTAACATTCTCGGCGATAGCCCCGCACCAGGAACCATCGGCCTGAGTCATACTCGCTGGGCCACACACGGCGGCGTGACCGATGCCAATGCACATCCGCACCTGGGTGGACATGATGGCATGCTGGCTGTCATTCACAACGGCGTGATTGATAACTACATGTCTCTCAAGGCGCACCTCAAAGAACTGGGTTACTCCTTTAAAAGCGAAACCGATACGGAAGTTATCGCTCATCTCATTGCCCATCATTACGAAGGCGATCTGGTTGCTGCCATCCGCAAGGTGTTGCCTCTGCTCAAAGGAACCTACGGCCTGGCGGTGCTGAGCAAGCGTGATCCGGGACTGATCGTCGGAGCCAGGCTAGGCAGCCCGATGGTTCTCGGCATTGGCGAAGGAGAAGTGTTCCTCGCTTCCGATCCCAGCGCTCTGCTTGGCTACACCAGTCGCGTGGTTTACCTGACCGATGGCCAGATGTGCGTGTTGACCCCTGAAAGTTATCGCATCTTTGATCGAGATGAAACACCCGTGGAAGCCACGGTCGAGGAAATCGACTGGAAACCAGAGGATGCTGACAAGGGTTCCTTCCCCCATTACATGCTCAAGGAGATCTATGAGCAGCCTGAAACCCTGCAGGCCGCCATGCGAGGCCGCCTGGATACCGAGGCGATGACTGCCCACTTCGGCGGTTTGAATCTCGAGCCGCAAAAGCTCCGCCAGGTGGAACGGGTCATTCTGACTGCTTGCGGTACCAGCTACCATGCCGGTCTGGTCGGGGAATATCTGTTTGAAGAGTTTGCCCGGCTGCCGGTGGAAGTGGAATACGCCAGCGAGTTCAGGTATCGTAATCCGCCGATTGATCGCAATACCATTATGTTGACGATCACCCAGTCGGGTGAAACTGCAGACACCCTCGCAGCTTTGCGTGAAAGCAAACGCATGGGGCATCCCACGCTCTCCATCTGCAACGTGGTAGGAAGCACCATAGCCCGTGAAGCTGATGGCGGCGTGTACCTCCATGCCGGCCCCGAAATCGGCGTGGCCAGCACCAAGGCATTTACCTCGCAAGTGGCGGTGCTCACCATGCTCGCCATTCTGTTCGGCCGCATGAGGCACATGTCCTACACCGCCGGGGAACGCATCATTCAGGAACTCAGGCAGATTCCTGACCAGGTTCGCCGCACTTTGCAGTGTCATGATCATGTCAAGAAGGTGGCAGCCAAGTATGCTCATGTGCGGAATGTTTTGTATCTGGGCAGGCAATATCTGTATCCGGTCGCCCTGGAAGGCGCTCTCAAGCTGAAGGAAATCAGTTACATCCATGCCGAAGGCTACCCTGCAGCAGAAATGAAACACGGCCCTATTGCCCTGGTAGATAAGGAAACGCCTTCGGTGTTCCTCATGCCTCGCGGCAGCGTGTTCGACAAGGTCATGAGCAATCTGGAAGAGATCAAGGCACGAGGCGGGCCAATCATAGCCATCGCCAGCGAAAACGATGACGATGTGGCACACCGGGCTGATGATGTCATTTATGTGCCTGATGTAGCAGAATGCCTGCAGCCACTGGTAGTCGCCATTCCGTTGCAACTCCTGGCTTATGAAATTGCTCTGCTGCGAGGCTGCGATGTTGATAAACCCCGCAACCTTGCCAAGAGCGTGACTGTAGAATGA